From a region of the Palaeococcus ferrophilus DSM 13482 genome:
- a CDS encoding WD40 repeat domain-containing protein, whose protein sequence is MHPPKLVAITLMIIMTLPLISATPVKLWEYSDQCAVFSMDFNENGNLGLAFGYDAELLGSNGSLLMKAPSRGISYAIAVSNNNVVVTGTEGKWIQAFSNGKFLWEHKLEDAVVSVDVSPDGNVAVAGDASGYVYLVENGKLRWEKKVGGYVWSVLLYDNQIYAGTTKKLVVLGLGGNVLKEIPREGDVRQIVTTKGGLALLEVPDSEDSSRVIAITPDGEVLWERDFDDFTKAIDSDGEGIAVAGYFGSVLLLNATNGEEVYSLPYLMAPFSVSTWKGYTLVSGDQSVDLIAPNGSVLWEKTFNGSVYHVKFSPTGFFVVEYGSHDLENCYSVITAWRLSELASSTLFPSPGETTTPVGGRARVNKTILALLGAGVVLMLLLLWRERER, encoded by the coding sequence GTGCATCCACCAAAGCTTGTGGCGATAACTTTGATGATTATCATGACCCTGCCCCTGATTTCAGCCACCCCCGTGAAGCTGTGGGAATACTCTGATCAGTGTGCGGTGTTCTCCATGGACTTCAATGAAAATGGAAACCTCGGTCTTGCATTTGGATACGACGCGGAGCTCCTGGGTTCAAACGGCTCCCTCCTTATGAAGGCGCCCTCGAGGGGCATATCCTACGCGATAGCGGTCTCAAATAACAACGTTGTCGTTACGGGGACAGAGGGGAAGTGGATTCAGGCGTTCTCCAATGGGAAGTTTCTCTGGGAGCACAAGCTGGAAGACGCGGTTGTGAGCGTTGACGTTTCTCCCGATGGAAACGTTGCGGTTGCGGGCGATGCCTCGGGCTACGTGTACCTCGTTGAGAACGGGAAGCTGAGGTGGGAGAAAAAGGTCGGCGGCTACGTGTGGAGTGTCCTCCTGTACGACAACCAAATCTACGCCGGAACCACGAAGAAGCTGGTCGTACTCGGCCTCGGTGGTAACGTTTTGAAGGAGATTCCCCGCGAGGGGGACGTGAGGCAGATAGTTACAACCAAAGGGGGCCTGGCCCTTCTGGAGGTTCCCGACTCCGAGGACAGCTCGAGGGTTATCGCCATCACTCCCGACGGAGAGGTGCTTTGGGAGAGAGATTTTGACGACTTCACCAAGGCCATTGACTCGGACGGCGAGGGGATAGCCGTAGCGGGCTACTTCGGGAGCGTGCTCCTTCTCAACGCCACCAACGGAGAGGAGGTTTACTCCCTTCCCTACCTGATGGCCCCTTTCAGCGTTTCGACGTGGAAAGGGTACACCCTCGTCTCGGGAGACCAGAGCGTTGACCTCATAGCACCAAACGGCAGCGTCCTGTGGGAGAAAACCTTCAATGGAAGCGTTTATCACGTGAAGTTCTCTCCCACAGGCTTTTTCGTCGTTGAATACGGGAGCCACGATCTCGAAAACTGCTACAGCGTGATAACCGCCTGGCGCCTCAGCGAGCTCGCTTCCTCAACTCTCTTCCCCTCGCCAGGTGAAACCACCACCCCCGTGGGAGGGCGCGCTAGGGTGAACAAGACCATTCTGGCCCTGCTGGGTGCTGGGGTCGTTCTCATGCTGCTGCTCCTTTGGAGGGAAAGGGAGAGATGA
- the hydB gene encoding NADPH-dependent hydrogenase/sulfhydrogenase 1 subunit beta — MRYVKLPKENTHAFLERLKEWGKLYAPVKISEKFYDFREVDDVKKVEFNYNRTIMPPKKFFFQPREKLFEFNIKAAEYRETIEDVEPFVVFGLHACDIFGLKIMDTIYLDELPDKYYKVRREKGIIIGISCMPDEYCFCNLRETDFADDGFDLFLHELPDGWLVRVGTPTGHRIVDKNIKLFEEVTSDDICAFREFENRRAASFKYHEDWSNLRYLLELEMEHPMWDEQADLCLACGNCNTTCPTCRCYEVQDIVNLDGNTGYRERRWDSCQLRSHGLVAGNHNFRPTKKSRFMNRYLCKNSYNEKLGLSYCVGCGRCTYFCPAGISFVKNLRTIMGLEEKSCPSEISEEIPKRGFAYATEIRGEDI; from the coding sequence TTGAGATACGTTAAACTCCCAAAGGAGAATACACATGCATTCCTCGAGCGTTTGAAGGAGTGGGGCAAGCTCTACGCCCCCGTAAAGATTTCCGAAAAGTTCTACGACTTCAGGGAAGTTGACGATGTCAAGAAGGTCGAGTTCAACTACAACAGGACGATAATGCCGCCGAAGAAGTTCTTCTTCCAGCCAAGGGAGAAGCTCTTCGAGTTCAACATAAAAGCTGCCGAGTACAGAGAGACTATAGAGGATGTCGAGCCCTTCGTTGTGTTCGGCCTCCACGCCTGCGACATCTTCGGCCTAAAGATAATGGACACGATATACCTCGACGAACTCCCGGACAAGTACTACAAGGTGAGGCGCGAGAAGGGAATCATCATCGGCATCAGCTGTATGCCCGATGAATACTGCTTCTGCAACCTCCGCGAGACGGATTTCGCGGATGATGGCTTCGACCTGTTCCTCCATGAGCTCCCGGACGGGTGGCTCGTCCGCGTTGGAACCCCCACGGGTCACAGGATAGTGGACAAGAACATCAAGCTCTTCGAGGAGGTAACCAGTGACGACATCTGCGCCTTCAGAGAGTTCGAGAACCGCCGTGCAGCATCATTCAAGTACCATGAGGACTGGAGCAACCTGCGCTATCTCCTTGAGCTCGAGATGGAGCACCCGATGTGGGATGAGCAGGCTGACCTATGTCTCGCCTGCGGCAACTGTAACACCACCTGCCCCACCTGCCGCTGCTACGAGGTGCAGGACATAGTCAACCTCGATGGGAACACGGGCTACCGCGAGAGGCGCTGGGACTCCTGCCAGCTCAGGAGTCACGGGCTGGTTGCAGGAAACCACAACTTCAGGCCCACCAAGAAGAGCCGCTTTATGAACCGCTACCTCTGTAAGAACTCCTACAACGAGAAGCTCGGCCTGAGTTACTGCGTTGGCTGTGGAAGATGCACCTACTTCTGTCCGGCCGGCATAAGCTTCGTCAAAAACCTGCGCACGATCATGGGACTTGAGGAGAAGTCCTGCCCGTCAGAGATAAGCGAGGAGATTCCGAAGAGGGGCTTCGCCTACGCGACCGAGATAAGGGGTGAGGACATATGA
- the hydG gene encoding NADPH-dependent hydrogenase/sulfhydrogenase 1 subunit gamma yields the protein MSELILPKEIMMPEENPYALHKAKVLKVYSLTETEKLFLFRFEDPELAENWTFRPGQFVQLTIPGVGEVPISICSSAMRKGFFELCIRKAGRVTTVIHRLKPGDTVLVRGPYGNGFPVDEWEGMDLLLIAAGLGTAPLRSVFLYAMDNRWKYGNITFINTARYGKDLLFYKELEAMKDLAEAENVKIIQSVTRDPEWPGLHGRPQNFIVEANTNPKNTAVAVCGPPRMYKSVFESLINYGYRPENIFVTLERKMKCGIGKCGHCNVGTSTSWKYICKDGPVFTYFDIVSTPGLLD from the coding sequence ATGAGCGAGCTGATTCTTCCAAAGGAAATAATGATGCCGGAGGAGAACCCCTACGCGCTTCACAAGGCAAAGGTGCTCAAGGTATATTCACTCACGGAGACGGAAAAGCTCTTCCTGTTCCGCTTCGAGGACCCAGAACTGGCAGAGAACTGGACCTTCAGGCCGGGGCAGTTCGTCCAGCTCACCATCCCCGGCGTCGGCGAGGTTCCGATAAGCATATGCTCCTCCGCCATGAGGAAGGGCTTTTTCGAGCTCTGCATCAGGAAAGCGGGGAGGGTCACCACCGTCATCCACAGGCTTAAGCCCGGAGACACAGTCCTCGTCCGCGGTCCCTACGGAAACGGTTTCCCGGTTGATGAGTGGGAGGGAATGGACCTGCTCCTCATCGCGGCGGGCCTTGGGACGGCACCTCTGAGGAGCGTCTTCCTCTACGCCATGGACAACCGCTGGAAGTACGGCAACATAACCTTCATCAACACCGCCCGCTACGGAAAGGACCTCCTCTTCTACAAGGAGCTCGAGGCCATGAAAGACCTCGCCGAGGCGGAGAACGTCAAGATAATCCAGAGCGTCACGCGCGACCCGGAGTGGCCCGGTCTCCACGGAAGGCCCCAGAACTTCATAGTGGAGGCAAACACGAACCCCAAGAACACCGCCGTGGCGGTCTGCGGCCCGCCGAGGATGTACAAGTCCGTCTTCGAGTCCCTCATCAACTACGGTTACCGGCCCGAGAACATATTCGTGACCCTCGAGAGGAAGATGAAGTGCGGAATAGGCAAGTGCGGTCACTGCAACGTTGGAACGAGCACCAGCTGGAAGTACATATGTAAGGACGGCCCGGTCTTCACGTACTTTGACATAGTATCAACGCCGGGACTGCTCGACTGA
- the hydD gene encoding NADPH-dependent hydrogenase/sulfhydrogenase 1 subunit delta produces the protein MSEKVRIAFYALTSCYGCQLQLAMMDELLQLLPNAEIVCWYMIERDSKEVEPVDIAFIEGSVSTEEEAELVREVREKSKIVVAVGACATQGGVQSWTDKPLDELWKTVYGDGKVKFQPKPAKPVEEYIDVDYRLYGCPPEKKDFLYAIGTFLAGSWPEDIDYPVCVECRLRGNSCILIEKGEPCLGPLTRAGCDARCPAFGIACIGCRGAVGYDVAWFDSLAKTFKDKGYTKEEIIERMKIFNAHNPRIEEMVEKVYRR, from the coding sequence ATGAGTGAGAAAGTCCGCATAGCGTTTTACGCCCTCACCTCATGCTACGGCTGTCAGCTCCAGTTAGCTATGATGGATGAGCTCCTTCAGCTGCTCCCGAACGCCGAAATCGTATGCTGGTATATGATAGAGAGGGACAGCAAGGAGGTCGAGCCCGTTGACATAGCCTTCATTGAGGGAAGCGTTTCAACGGAGGAAGAGGCCGAGCTGGTCAGGGAAGTGCGCGAGAAGTCCAAGATAGTTGTTGCAGTGGGTGCCTGCGCCACCCAGGGTGGAGTGCAGAGCTGGACGGACAAACCCCTCGACGAGCTGTGGAAGACCGTCTACGGCGACGGAAAGGTGAAGTTCCAGCCGAAGCCCGCTAAGCCCGTTGAGGAGTACATAGATGTCGACTACAGACTCTACGGCTGTCCGCCGGAGAAGAAGGACTTCCTCTACGCGATAGGAACATTCCTCGCAGGTTCGTGGCCCGAGGACATAGATTATCCGGTCTGCGTTGAGTGCAGGCTTAGGGGCAACAGCTGCATACTCATCGAGAAGGGCGAACCCTGCCTTGGTCCCCTCACCAGAGCCGGCTGCGACGCCAGGTGCCCTGCCTTCGGGATAGCATGCATTGGATGCAGGGGAGCGGTAGGCTACGACGTGGCATGGTTTGACTCACTCGCCAAGACTTTCAAGGACAAGGGCTACACCAAGGAGGAGATAATAGAGCGCATGAAGATATTCAACGCCCACAACCCCAGGATAGAGGAAATGGTTGAAAAGGTCTACAGGAGGTGA
- the hydA gene encoding NADPH-dependent hydrogenase/sulfhydrogenase 1 subunit alpha: MKNVYLPITVDHIARVEGKGGVEIVVGDEGVKEVKLNIIEGPRFFEAITLGKKLDEALAIYPRICSFCSAAHKLTAVEAAEKAIGFTPREEIQALREVLYIGDMIESHALHLYLLVLPDYLGYSNPLKMVDEYKKEIGIALELKNLGSWMMDELGSRAIHQENAVLGGFGKLPDKSVLETMKARLKEALPKAEYTFELFTKLEQYEEVEGPITHIAVKPRGDVYGIYGDYLKASDGMEFPSEEYREHIKEFVVEHSFAKHSHYHGKPFMVGAISRVVNNADTLYGRAKELYESHKELLRATNPFANNLAQALELVYFTERAIDLIDEALAKWPIKPRDEVEIRDGFGVSTTEAPRGVLVYALKVEDGKVSYADIITPTAFNFAQMEGHVRMMAEKHYNDDPERLKLLAEMVVRAYDPCISCSVHVARL; this comes from the coding sequence ATGAAGAACGTCTACCTCCCAATCACAGTTGACCACATAGCGCGCGTCGAGGGCAAGGGCGGCGTTGAAATAGTGGTGGGCGACGAAGGGGTGAAGGAGGTCAAGCTCAACATCATAGAAGGCCCGAGGTTCTTCGAGGCCATAACCCTCGGCAAGAAGCTCGACGAGGCTCTAGCGATTTATCCAAGGATATGCTCCTTCTGTTCCGCTGCCCACAAGCTGACGGCAGTTGAAGCCGCAGAGAAGGCTATAGGCTTCACCCCGCGCGAAGAAATTCAGGCCCTCAGGGAGGTTCTCTACATCGGCGACATGATAGAGAGCCACGCCCTCCACCTCTACCTCCTCGTCCTGCCCGATTACCTCGGCTACTCCAACCCGCTCAAGATGGTGGACGAGTACAAGAAGGAGATAGGGATTGCCCTCGAGCTCAAGAACCTCGGAAGCTGGATGATGGACGAGCTCGGTTCAAGGGCAATCCACCAGGAGAACGCCGTTCTTGGCGGCTTCGGAAAGCTCCCTGACAAGAGCGTTCTTGAGACGATGAAGGCGAGGCTCAAGGAGGCCCTGCCAAAGGCGGAGTACACCTTTGAGCTCTTCACCAAGCTCGAGCAGTACGAAGAAGTCGAGGGGCCGATTACGCACATCGCCGTTAAACCGCGGGGAGACGTCTACGGAATCTACGGCGACTACCTCAAGGCCTCCGATGGAATGGAGTTCCCGAGCGAAGAGTACAGGGAGCACATAAAGGAGTTCGTGGTCGAGCACAGCTTCGCCAAGCACAGCCACTACCACGGGAAGCCCTTCATGGTGGGAGCGATATCGCGCGTCGTCAACAACGCCGATACCCTCTACGGAAGGGCCAAAGAGCTGTATGAGAGCCACAAGGAGCTCTTAAGGGCAACCAACCCCTTCGCCAACAACCTCGCCCAGGCGCTTGAGCTGGTCTACTTCACGGAGAGGGCGATAGACCTGATTGACGAAGCCCTCGCAAAGTGGCCCATCAAGCCGAGGGACGAGGTGGAAATCCGGGATGGCTTCGGCGTCAGCACGACGGAGGCTCCTCGTGGAGTGCTCGTTTACGCGCTCAAGGTGGAGGACGGAAAGGTCTCCTACGCTGACATCATAACCCCGACGGCCTTCAACTTCGCCCAGATGGAGGGGCACGTCAGGATGATGGCGGAGAAGCACTACAATGACGACCCCGAGAGGCTCAAGCTCCTCGCGGAGATGGTCGTAAGGGCCTACGACCCGTGCATCTCCTGTTCCGTGCACGTGGCGAGGCTTTAG
- a CDS encoding type II toxin-antitoxin system VapC family toxin, which translates to MRDLLIDSSVLIEYFKGNEQAVRLMEHFESSDDALYITEVVFSEVVYILLGYFLKASPRTVKCNPHKLPPELGTVFKVLEGFGFIPSSQNTLLKTLELIEKYALLPNDALILATCIEHGFSLATMDEDFKPPAEREKVEIMGGV; encoded by the coding sequence ATGAGGGATTTATTGATTGACAGCTCCGTTCTCATCGAGTACTTCAAAGGGAACGAGCAGGCCGTACGGTTGATGGAGCATTTTGAGAGCAGTGACGATGCCCTTTACATCACCGAAGTCGTGTTCAGCGAGGTTGTTTACATCCTCTTGGGCTACTTTTTGAAAGCCTCCCCCCGAACGGTAAAATGTAATCCACATAAGCTTCCTCCAGAGTTGGGCACTGTTTTCAAGGTTCTGGAGGGCTTTGGTTTCATACCGTCGAGTCAAAACACGCTCCTAAAGACCCTCGAGCTCATAGAAAAGTACGCGCTCCTTCCCAACGACGCCCTGATTCTTGCTACCTGCATAGAGCACGGCTTTTCCTTGGCTACGATGGACGAGGACTTCAAACCCCCTGCCGAGAGGGAGAAAGTGGAAATCATGGGTGGTGTTTAA
- a CDS encoding hydrogenase maturation protease yields MRTLILALGNELMKDDGVGLNAGRILLERGYNVLEVGTDIFRLASHYNGEERLVIIDAILSDKLKPGEVIHLQGREVFEKLKGEIRSAHFMGAIDGLKLLMALDERLKRAEIHFIGVVAKEVDLGMELSDEVESALPRVIEVVEGLLR; encoded by the coding sequence GTGAGAACCCTCATCCTAGCCCTTGGGAACGAGCTCATGAAGGACGACGGAGTTGGGCTTAATGCCGGTAGAATTCTGCTTGAGAGAGGTTACAACGTCCTCGAGGTTGGGACGGACATCTTCCGTCTGGCCAGCCACTACAACGGTGAGGAAAGGCTCGTAATCATAGACGCAATACTGAGCGATAAGCTGAAGCCCGGGGAGGTAATCCATCTCCAGGGGAGGGAGGTCTTCGAGAAGCTGAAGGGTGAAATCAGGAGCGCCCACTTTATGGGTGCAATAGACGGGCTCAAGCTCCTCATGGCGCTCGACGAAAGGCTGAAGAGGGCGGAAATCCACTTCATCGGTGTGGTGGCGAAGGAGGTAGACCTCGGAATGGAGCTGAGCGATGAGGTTGAGAGCGCTCTCCCGAGGGTCATCGAAGTTGTTGAAGGGCTTCTTCGGTGA